A section of the Caballeronia sp. M1242 genome encodes:
- the ugpE gene encoding sn-glycerol-3-phosphate ABC transporter permease UgpE: MIENRRGFDIFCHAVLILGVALVVFPVYVAFCAASMSAKEVFTVPLSLIPSTHLFENVAHIWTHGSGNAAAPFGRMLVNSLVMALVISIGKIAVSIISAYAIVFFRFPLKNLAFWLIFVTLMLPVEVRIFPTVQVVSSMHLANTYAGLTLPLIASATATFLFRQFFMTLPDELMEAARIDGAGPLRFFWDVVLPLSKTNIAALFVITFIYGWNQYLWPILITNEQSLQTAVVGIKSMIASGDTATEWHLVMSATLLAMLPPLAVVLTMQRWFVRGLVDAEK, translated from the coding sequence ATGATCGAGAATCGCCGCGGCTTCGATATCTTCTGTCATGCGGTGCTGATACTCGGCGTCGCGCTGGTCGTGTTTCCGGTCTATGTCGCGTTCTGCGCGGCCTCGATGAGCGCGAAGGAAGTCTTCACCGTGCCGCTTTCGCTCATCCCGAGCACGCATCTGTTCGAGAACGTCGCGCATATCTGGACGCACGGCAGCGGCAACGCCGCCGCGCCTTTCGGGCGCATGCTCGTCAACAGTCTCGTGATGGCGCTCGTCATCTCCATCGGCAAGATCGCGGTGTCCATCATTTCGGCGTACGCCATCGTGTTCTTCCGCTTTCCATTGAAGAACCTCGCGTTCTGGCTAATCTTCGTCACGTTGATGCTGCCAGTCGAAGTGCGCATCTTTCCGACGGTGCAGGTCGTTTCGTCGATGCATCTCGCGAACACGTATGCCGGGCTCACGCTGCCGCTCATCGCCTCGGCGACGGCCACGTTCCTGTTCCGCCAGTTCTTCATGACGCTGCCCGACGAACTGATGGAAGCGGCGCGCATCGACGGCGCGGGGCCGCTGCGCTTTTTCTGGGACGTGGTGCTGCCGCTTTCGAAGACGAACATCGCGGCGCTATTCGTCATCACGTTCATCTATGGCTGGAATCAGTATCTCTGGCCCATTCTCATCACCAACGAGCAGTCGCTGCAAACGGCGGTGGTCGGCATCAAGAGCATGATCGCCTCGGGCGATACGGCGACCGAGTGGCATCTCGTGATGAGCGCGACGCTGCTCGCGATGCTGCCGCCGCTCGCGGTCGTGTTGACGATGCAGCGGTGGTTCGTGCGCGGCCTCGTCGATGCGGAAAAATAA
- a CDS encoding transposase: MARLARLYVPEQPQHVILRGLDQQPAFVDDQDYELFIECLRTASRDHHLAIHAYALMPQAVHLLVTPRDEASLPKAMQAVGRRYVAHFNRRYTRRGTLWEGRYRATVIEGERYFLLATRVVEMAPVRAQLVASPQDYKWSSYRHHIGLTVDSLITDHSLFWLLGNTPFERQHAYKELSEQPLDERETTRLLQATLKGWVLGSDSYREWAARAANRRVSPLPRGRPRKIRETPQTQ; encoded by the coding sequence ATGGCACGGCTTGCACGACTCTACGTCCCCGAACAGCCGCAGCATGTCATCCTGCGCGGTCTCGACCAGCAGCCCGCCTTCGTCGACGACCAGGACTACGAGCTTTTCATCGAATGCCTGAGGACGGCCTCACGCGATCACCATCTCGCCATCCACGCTTATGCGCTGATGCCGCAAGCCGTCCATCTGCTCGTCACGCCCCGCGACGAGGCCAGCTTGCCCAAGGCGATGCAGGCGGTCGGCCGGCGTTACGTCGCGCACTTCAACCGGCGTTACACGCGGCGCGGCACATTGTGGGAAGGCCGGTATCGCGCGACGGTCATCGAGGGAGAGCGGTACTTTCTCCTGGCCACGCGCGTCGTCGAGATGGCGCCGGTGCGCGCGCAGCTCGTCGCGTCGCCGCAGGACTACAAGTGGTCGAGCTACCGGCATCACATCGGGCTGACAGTGGATTCGCTGATCACGGACCACTCGCTGTTCTGGCTGCTCGGCAACACGCCGTTCGAGCGCCAGCACGCGTACAAGGAACTGAGCGAGCAACCGCTCGACGAGCGCGAGACGACCCGTCTGCTTCAGGCGACGCTCAAGGGCTGGGTGCTCGGCAGCGATTCGTATCGCGAGTGGGCGGCGCGCGCCGCGAACCGCCGCGTGTCGCCGCTGCCGCGCGGGCGGCCGCGCAAAATCCGGGAAACGCCCCAGACGCAGTGA
- a CDS encoding shikimate kinase gives MQEGHANANIFFVGLMGAGKTTVGRAVARRLQRDFIDSDLEIEARTGARIPVIWELEGESGFRQREVNVIDELSQKSGIVLATGGGAVLRPENREHLKNRGIVIYLRANPHDLWQRTRRDKNRPLLQTDDPRGKLETLFRTRDPLYHECAHFVVETGRPTVNALVNMVLMQLEVAGVIKSAKS, from the coding sequence TTGCAGGAAGGGCACGCGAACGCGAACATTTTTTTCGTCGGACTCATGGGGGCGGGTAAAACCACCGTGGGCCGCGCGGTTGCGCGCCGTTTGCAGCGCGATTTCATCGACTCGGACCTGGAGATCGAGGCGCGCACGGGCGCGCGTATCCCGGTGATCTGGGAACTGGAAGGCGAGAGCGGGTTTCGTCAGCGCGAAGTCAATGTCATCGACGAACTGTCGCAGAAGAGCGGCATCGTGCTCGCAACGGGCGGCGGCGCGGTGCTGCGCCCGGAGAACCGGGAACATCTGAAGAATCGCGGCATCGTCATCTATTTGCGCGCCAATCCGCACGATCTCTGGCAGCGCACGCGCCGCGACAAGAACCGGCCGCTTTTGCAGACAGACGACCCGCGCGGCAAGCTCGAAACGTTGTTCCGCACGCGCGACCCGCTCTATCACGAGTGCGCGCACTTCGTCGTGGAAACCGGCCGCCCGACCGTCAACGCGCTCGTCAACATGGTCCTGATGCAACTGGAGGTGGCCGGCGTCATCAAGTCGGCTAAGTCATAA
- a CDS encoding DUF883 family protein, producing MNALPNTRDAIGDSWNSTSRRARRMARHGREAAEDIGTELRALLSELEELLGEGASADAAMLRARISDQVDAARARLNDSQAAVRERAAAVMDDADAYLRDRPWRTIALVGGLALLAGVLLARAR from the coding sequence ATGAACGCACTGCCTAACACGCGAGACGCCATCGGAGATTCATGGAACAGCACGAGCCGCCGCGCACGCCGCATGGCGCGCCACGGCCGCGAGGCTGCCGAAGATATCGGCACCGAACTGCGCGCGCTGCTTTCCGAACTCGAAGAGCTCTTGGGCGAAGGCGCATCCGCCGATGCCGCGATGCTGCGCGCGCGCATCAGTGACCAAGTGGACGCGGCCCGCGCCCGTCTGAACGACTCGCAAGCGGCAGTGCGCGAGCGCGCCGCCGCGGTCATGGACGACGCCGACGCCTACTTGCGCGACAGGCCGTGGCGAACCATCGCGCTGGTCGGCGGTCTCGCGTTGCTCGCGGGCGTGCTGCTGGCGCGCGCCCGCTGA
- the ugpA gene encoding sn-glycerol-3-phosphate ABC transporter permease UgpA — MEKRSRFDASVLPYLLVAPQLAITALFFLWPAGEALWQATQSQDAFGTSSEFVGFANFRQLFADPLYLSSFSTTMIFCALVTVSGLVISLVLAACADRVTRGAKAYQTLLIWPYAVAPAIAAVLWSFLFNPSIGLVTYALAKEGIVWNHALNGTQAMFLVVLASVWKQVSYNFLFFYAGLQAIPQSLIEAAAIDGAGPVRRFFGIALPLLSPTTFFLLVVNLVYAFFDTFPVIDAATGGGPAQSTKTLIYKIFAEGFQGLDIGSSGAQSVVLMVIVVALTIVQFRFVERRVQYS; from the coding sequence ATGGAAAAACGGTCTCGTTTCGACGCGAGCGTCTTGCCGTATCTGCTGGTCGCGCCGCAGCTCGCCATCACCGCGCTCTTTTTTCTGTGGCCGGCGGGCGAGGCGCTCTGGCAGGCCACGCAAAGCCAGGACGCATTCGGCACATCGAGCGAATTTGTGGGCTTCGCGAACTTCAGGCAGCTTTTTGCGGACCCGCTCTATCTTTCGTCGTTCAGTACGACGATGATTTTCTGCGCGCTCGTGACCGTGTCGGGCCTCGTGATATCGCTCGTGCTCGCCGCCTGCGCGGATCGCGTGACGCGTGGCGCGAAGGCGTATCAAACGCTGCTCATCTGGCCGTATGCGGTCGCGCCCGCCATCGCTGCGGTGCTGTGGTCGTTTTTGTTCAACCCGAGCATCGGGCTCGTGACGTATGCGCTCGCCAAAGAGGGCATCGTCTGGAATCACGCGCTCAATGGCACGCAGGCGATGTTTCTCGTCGTGCTCGCGTCCGTCTGGAAGCAGGTCAGCTACAACTTCCTGTTCTTCTACGCCGGGCTTCAGGCGATCCCGCAATCGCTGATCGAAGCCGCCGCCATCGACGGCGCCGGTCCCGTGCGACGTTTCTTCGGCATTGCGCTGCCGCTCCTTTCGCCGACGACGTTCTTCCTGCTCGTCGTCAATCTGGTCTACGCGTTCTTCGATACCTTTCCCGTCATCGACGCCGCGACGGGCGGCGGACCCGCGCAATCGACCAAGACGCTCATCTACAAGATCTTCGCGGAAGGGTTTCAGGGCCTCGACATCGGCAGTTCCGGCGCGCAGTCCGTCGTGCTGATGGTGATCGTCGTGGCGCTCACCATCGTGCAGTTCCGCTTCGTCGAACGCAGGGTGCAATATTCATGA
- the aroB gene encoding 3-dehydroquinate synthase translates to MSAMITPTITVNVELGERAYPIHIGAGLIGRTELFTPHIKGSSVAIVSNSTVDPLYGDTLRAALEPLGKKVTTVVLPDGEAHKNWETLNTIFDALLSNRADRKTTLIALGGGVVGDMTGFAAACYMRGVPFIQVPTTLLAQVDSSVGGKTGINHPLGKNMIGAFYQPQAVIADIGALHTLPERELAAGIAEVVKTGAIADAEFFDWIEANIGALNDRGESALAHAVKRSCEIKASVVASDEREGGQRAILNFGHTFGHAIEAGLGYGEWLHGEAVGCGMVMAADLSVRLGRLDDAARKRLVRVIEAAKLPVRAPKLGDDRYIDLMKVDKKAEAGEIKFILLTRFGATEITGAPDQAVRETLAASV, encoded by the coding sequence ATGTCCGCCATGATTACCCCAACGATCACCGTCAATGTCGAACTGGGCGAGCGCGCCTATCCCATTCATATCGGCGCGGGTCTGATTGGCCGCACCGAGCTTTTCACGCCGCATATCAAGGGTTCGTCGGTCGCGATCGTCAGCAATTCCACGGTCGATCCGCTCTACGGCGACACCTTGCGCGCCGCGCTCGAACCGCTCGGCAAGAAGGTGACGACCGTCGTGCTGCCTGACGGCGAAGCGCACAAGAACTGGGAAACGCTCAACACTATCTTCGACGCGCTGCTGTCGAACCGCGCCGACCGCAAGACCACGCTCATCGCGTTGGGCGGCGGCGTCGTCGGCGACATGACCGGCTTCGCGGCGGCATGCTACATGCGCGGCGTGCCGTTCATTCAGGTGCCGACCACGCTGCTGGCGCAAGTGGATTCGTCGGTGGGCGGCAAGACCGGCATCAACCATCCGCTCGGCAAGAACATGATCGGCGCGTTCTACCAGCCGCAAGCGGTCATCGCGGATATCGGCGCGCTGCATACGCTGCCTGAGCGCGAACTGGCGGCGGGCATTGCGGAAGTCGTCAAGACGGGCGCAATCGCCGATGCCGAATTCTTCGACTGGATCGAAGCGAACATCGGCGCGTTGAATGACCGCGGCGAAAGCGCGCTTGCGCACGCGGTCAAGCGTTCGTGCGAGATCAAGGCTTCGGTGGTAGCGTCGGACGAGCGCGAGGGCGGACAGCGCGCCATCCTCAATTTCGGCCACACGTTCGGCCACGCGATCGAAGCCGGCCTCGGCTACGGCGAATGGCTACACGGCGAGGCCGTCGGCTGCGGCATGGTGATGGCGGCGGATCTTTCCGTGCGCCTCGGCAGGCTCGACGATGCCGCGCGCAAGCGGCTCGTGCGTGTGATCGAAGCGGCAAAGCTGCCCGTCCGCGCGCCGAAGCTCGGCGACGACCGTTACATCGACCTGATGAAGGTCGACAAGAAAGCCGAAGCCGGCGAGATCAAATTCATTCTGCTGACCCGCTTCGGCGCGACGGAAATCACCGGCGCGCCCGATCAGGCCGTGCGCGAGACGCTCGCTGCCAGCGTCTGA
- a CDS encoding deoxyguanosinetriphosphate triphosphohydrolase, which translates to MHDEAEPPVSETEAGFGVPSSLALEAHLAPYAARSALSRGRRHAEPPPAARTEFQRDRDRIVHSTAFRRLEYKTQVFVNHEGDLFRTRLTHSLEVAQIARSVARNLRLNEDLVEAISLAHDLGHTPFGHAGQDALNECMRDHGGFEHNLQSLAVVDQLEEHYGAFNGLNLCFETREGILKHCSRENARQLGDLGERFLTGKQPSLEAQIANVADEIAYNNHDVDDGLRSGLITLDQLAEVSLWHTHFEAARAEFPAIEGRRLIHETIRRIINTLIVDLIEATSRNLARAAPASLDDVRNAPPLVAHSDEVAAQAATLKRFLFKNLYRHYRVMRMANKARRVVTGLFDAFTDDPRLLPPAYQARIAAAEESANDPAAPSHNSTQARLIAHYIAGMTDRYALKEYQRLFVIDNN; encoded by the coding sequence ATGCACGACGAAGCGGAGCCGCCGGTGAGCGAAACAGAAGCTGGATTTGGAGTGCCTTCGTCGCTTGCGCTCGAAGCGCATCTCGCGCCGTACGCGGCGCGGTCGGCGTTGTCGCGCGGGCGCCGGCATGCGGAGCCGCCGCCCGCCGCACGCACGGAGTTTCAGCGCGACCGCGACCGTATCGTGCATTCGACCGCCTTTCGACGGCTCGAATACAAGACGCAGGTCTTCGTCAATCACGAAGGCGACCTCTTTCGCACGCGTCTTACGCATAGTCTCGAAGTCGCGCAGATCGCGCGGTCGGTCGCGCGCAATCTTCGCCTCAACGAAGATCTGGTCGAAGCGATTTCGCTCGCGCACGATCTCGGCCATACGCCGTTCGGTCACGCCGGCCAGGACGCGCTCAACGAATGCATGCGCGATCACGGCGGCTTCGAACACAACTTGCAGAGCCTCGCGGTCGTCGATCAACTCGAAGAGCACTACGGCGCGTTCAATGGCCTGAACCTGTGCTTCGAAACGCGCGAAGGCATTCTCAAGCATTGCTCGCGCGAAAATGCGCGGCAACTCGGCGATCTCGGTGAGCGGTTTCTCACGGGCAAACAGCCTTCGCTCGAAGCACAGATCGCGAATGTCGCCGATGAAATCGCGTACAACAATCACGACGTGGACGACGGCCTGCGCTCCGGCCTCATCACGCTCGACCAGCTCGCGGAAGTGAGCTTGTGGCACACGCATTTCGAAGCGGCTCGCGCGGAGTTTCCCGCCATCGAAGGGCGCAGGCTGATTCACGAGACCATTCGGCGGATCATCAACACGCTGATCGTCGATCTGATCGAAGCCACGAGCCGCAATCTCGCGCGCGCCGCGCCGGCCTCGCTCGACGACGTGCGCAATGCGCCGCCGCTCGTCGCCCATAGCGACGAAGTCGCCGCGCAAGCCGCCACGCTGAAGCGTTTCCTGTTCAAGAACCTGTACCGGCATTACCGCGTCATGCGCATGGCCAATAAGGCAAGGCGCGTCGTGACCGGTCTCTTCGACGCCTTCACCGACGATCCGCGCCTTCTGCCGCCGGCGTATCAGGCGCGCATTGCGGCAGCGGAGGAGTCGGCGAACGATCCCGCCGCGCCCAGCCACAACAGCACGCAGGCGCGGCTCATCGCGCATTACATCGCGGGCATGACGGATCGGTACGCACTAAAAGAATATCAACGCCTGTTTGTCATCGACAACAACTAA
- a CDS encoding type IV pilus secretin PilQ, which produces MSAAVSILRAVGVAALVIARAVNAAEIGDAPVAPLPPLPASFDTLPTDQFAIDTSMPAASASPVIVPPPAGTSAQPAASADEPLEGPPVPLPKLQRLSASDNARPAADDGKPITLDLKNADLSAALQSFARFTGLNIIASEKVRGQVSINLASVPWRRAFDTLLDVNGLAMEQHGNVIWVAPLAELAAREKLRYEAHARAADLEPLASRTFLLRYPRAEDVRKLLTGSGTQRVLSKRGSAMADARTNLLFVTDLDARVQQIADLIASIDKPTPQVMIEARIVEGETGLSRNLGVKLGVAPTGDAARGIAGGKDGVVYDLSAQPLNGFDAATAGLTLFAAQATRLLDIQLSALEAEGRGQVVSRPRVVTADRAKAIVEQGTELPYQAKVGNGVSGVQFRRAALKLEVEPQITPHGHVVLDLDVAKDSVGEQTVSGPAINTKHVQTRVEVEDGGTVAIGGIYSDDDREDVTGVPGLMRLPLIGWLFRHDGRRRAHSELVILITPHVIASDG; this is translated from the coding sequence GTGAGCGCGGCCGTTTCGATCCTCCGCGCCGTCGGCGTCGCTGCGCTGGTGATCGCGCGCGCGGTGAACGCGGCAGAAATTGGCGATGCCCCGGTTGCGCCGTTGCCGCCGCTGCCCGCTTCGTTCGATACCTTGCCGACCGACCAGTTCGCCATCGATACGAGCATGCCGGCAGCGTCGGCGTCGCCCGTGATCGTGCCGCCGCCTGCGGGCACGTCCGCGCAGCCGGCCGCGAGTGCCGACGAGCCGCTCGAAGGCCCGCCCGTGCCGCTGCCGAAGCTGCAACGGCTGAGCGCATCGGATAACGCACGCCCCGCCGCCGACGACGGCAAGCCGATCACGCTCGACCTCAAGAACGCGGACCTGAGCGCCGCGCTGCAGAGCTTCGCGCGCTTCACCGGGCTCAACATCATCGCGAGCGAAAAGGTGCGCGGTCAGGTGTCGATCAACTTGGCTTCCGTGCCCTGGCGGCGCGCGTTCGATACGCTCCTCGACGTCAACGGGCTTGCCATGGAGCAGCACGGCAACGTGATCTGGGTCGCGCCGCTCGCCGAACTCGCCGCCCGCGAAAAGCTGCGATACGAAGCGCATGCGCGCGCCGCCGATCTCGAACCGCTCGCGAGCCGCACGTTCCTGCTGCGCTATCCGCGCGCCGAGGACGTTCGCAAGCTGCTCACCGGCTCCGGCACGCAGCGCGTGCTGTCCAAGCGCGGTTCTGCGATGGCCGATGCGCGCACCAACCTGCTCTTCGTCACCGACCTCGACGCACGCGTGCAGCAGATCGCCGATCTGATCGCCTCGATCGACAAACCGACGCCGCAAGTCATGATCGAAGCGCGGATCGTGGAGGGCGAGACCGGGTTGTCGCGCAATCTCGGCGTGAAACTGGGCGTCGCGCCGACGGGCGATGCGGCGCGCGGGATCGCAGGCGGCAAGGACGGCGTGGTATACGATCTGTCGGCGCAGCCTCTCAATGGCTTCGACGCGGCGACGGCCGGCCTCACGCTCTTCGCCGCGCAAGCCACGCGGCTGCTGGATATCCAGCTGAGCGCGCTCGAAGCCGAAGGGCGCGGGCAGGTCGTGTCGCGGCCGCGCGTCGTGACGGCGGACCGCGCGAAAGCCATCGTCGAGCAGGGCACGGAGTTGCCGTATCAGGCGAAAGTCGGCAATGGCGTCTCCGGCGTGCAGTTTCGCCGCGCTGCGCTCAAACTGGAGGTCGAGCCGCAGATCACGCCGCACGGTCATGTCGTGCTGGATCTGGATGTGGCGAAGGACAGCGTCGGCGAACAGACCGTGTCCGGGCCCGCCATCAATACGAAGCACGTGCAGACGCGCGTCGAAGTGGAGGACGGCGGCACCGTGGCGATCGGCGGCATCTATTCGGACGACGACCGCGAGGACGTGACGGGCGTGCCGGGACTGATGAGACTGCCGCTCATCGGCTGGCTTTTCCGTCACGACGGGCGTCGCAGGGCGCACAGCGAGCTTGTCATCCTGATCACGCCGCATGTGATTGCGTCGGACGGATAG
- the ugpB gene encoding sn-glycerol-3-phosphate ABC transporter substrate-binding protein UgpB, producing the protein MRCMPSFRSLSAAAILAFGASTAAQAATEIQFWHAMEAALGERVNDIANDFNASQSDYKIVPVFKGTYDQTLAAGIAAYRSGNAPAILQVYEVGTATMMQAKKAVLPVYDVFKQAGVPLDEKAFVPTISGYYSDAKTGHLISMPFNSSTPVLYYNKDAFKKAGLDPNQPPKTWADVEADAKKLKAAGYSCGYSSGWQSWIHLENYSAWHAAPFASKNNGFDGLDATLEFNKPLQVAHIQFLQNMAKDGTFTYVGRKDEPVSKFYSGDCGIITNSSGSRATIQKYAKFEYGVGMMPYDASVKGAPQNAIIGGASLWVLSGKDPAVYKGVAKFLAYLSSPKVAAKWHQDTGYLPVTTAAYELTQKQGFYDKNPGADIAIKQMLNKPPLAYTKGLRLGNMPQIRTVVDEELEQVWAGKKTPQQALDSSVQRGDELLRRFEKSGG; encoded by the coding sequence ATGCGATGCATGCCCTCGTTCCGTTCCCTCTCGGCCGCGGCCATTCTGGCTTTCGGCGCTAGCACGGCGGCTCAGGCCGCGACGGAAATCCAGTTCTGGCACGCGATGGAAGCCGCCCTCGGCGAGCGCGTGAACGACATCGCGAACGACTTCAATGCATCGCAGAGCGATTACAAGATCGTGCCGGTGTTCAAGGGCACGTATGACCAGACGCTCGCGGCGGGCATCGCGGCGTATCGCAGCGGCAACGCGCCCGCGATCCTGCAAGTCTATGAAGTCGGCACCGCGACGATGATGCAGGCGAAGAAGGCCGTGCTGCCGGTCTACGACGTCTTCAAGCAGGCGGGCGTTCCGCTCGACGAGAAAGCGTTCGTGCCGACCATCTCCGGCTATTACAGCGACGCGAAGACCGGGCATCTGATCTCGATGCCGTTCAACAGTTCCACGCCAGTCCTGTACTACAACAAGGACGCGTTCAAGAAGGCGGGCCTCGATCCGAACCAGCCGCCAAAGACCTGGGCCGATGTCGAAGCCGATGCGAAAAAGCTCAAGGCCGCGGGCTACTCGTGCGGGTATTCGTCGGGCTGGCAGAGCTGGATTCATCTCGAGAACTACAGCGCGTGGCACGCCGCGCCGTTCGCATCCAAGAACAACGGCTTCGATGGCCTCGACGCCACGCTCGAATTCAACAAGCCGCTGCAGGTCGCGCATATCCAGTTCCTGCAGAACATGGCGAAGGACGGCACGTTCACGTATGTCGGCCGCAAGGACGAGCCCGTCTCGAAGTTCTATAGCGGCGACTGCGGGATCATCACGAATTCGTCGGGATCGCGGGCGACCATCCAGAAATACGCGAAGTTCGAGTACGGCGTCGGCATGATGCCGTACGACGCGAGCGTGAAGGGCGCGCCGCAGAACGCGATCATCGGCGGCGCGAGTCTGTGGGTGCTCTCGGGCAAGGACCCGGCGGTGTACAAGGGCGTCGCGAAGTTCCTCGCGTATCTGTCGTCGCCGAAGGTGGCGGCGAAGTGGCATCAGGACACGGGTTATCTGCCGGTGACGACGGCCGCCTACGAACTCACGCAGAAGCAGGGCTTCTACGACAAGAATCCCGGCGCGGACATCGCCATCAAGCAGATGTTGAACAAGCCGCCGCTTGCCTACACGAAGGGCTTGCGCCTCGGCAACATGCCGCAGATCCGCACGGTCGTCGATGAGGAACTGGAGCAAGTCTGGGCCGGCAAGAAGACGCCGCAGCAGGCGCTCGATTCTTCCGTTCAGCGCGGCGACGAACTTCTGCGCCGCTTCGAGAAAAGCGGCGGCTGA
- the ugpQ gene encoding glycerophosphodiester phosphodiesterase codes for MRTWPYPAIVAHRGGGKLAPENTLEGIRTGARLGLKMIEFDAKLSADNVVFLLHDDDVDRTSNGHGAAKSMIYAHLRALDVGSWFSEEFAGAHMPTLAEVRELCASLNLAANVEIKPCPGREVETGEVVAREAARLWNGAEPAPLLSSFSFEALEAARNAAPDLPRGMLYERVPADWREQTAALACVSLHADHRSLDETLVRDIRDAGLRVLAYTVNDPERARLLARWGVDAICTDRIDIIGADFLGS; via the coding sequence ATGAGAACCTGGCCGTATCCCGCTATCGTCGCGCATCGCGGCGGCGGCAAGCTCGCGCCGGAGAACACGCTCGAAGGCATCCGGACGGGCGCGCGTCTCGGCCTAAAGATGATCGAGTTCGATGCGAAGCTGTCGGCGGACAACGTCGTGTTCCTGCTGCATGACGACGACGTGGACCGCACGTCCAACGGCCACGGCGCGGCGAAGTCGATGATTTATGCGCACTTGCGCGCGCTCGACGTCGGGTCGTGGTTCAGCGAGGAATTTGCCGGCGCGCACATGCCGACGCTCGCGGAAGTGCGCGAGCTGTGCGCGTCGCTGAATCTCGCGGCGAACGTGGAGATCAAGCCGTGTCCGGGGCGCGAAGTCGAAACGGGCGAAGTCGTCGCGCGCGAGGCGGCGCGTCTTTGGAATGGCGCCGAGCCCGCGCCGCTGCTGTCATCGTTTTCGTTCGAGGCGCTGGAAGCCGCGCGCAACGCCGCGCCCGATCTGCCGCGCGGCATGTTGTACGAGCGCGTGCCGGCGGACTGGCGCGAGCAGACCGCGGCGCTCGCGTGTGTCTCGCTGCATGCGGACCATCGTTCGCTCGACGAAACGCTCGTGCGCGACATCCGGGACGCGGGCCTGCGCGTGCTCGCCTACACCGTGAACGATCCCGAGCGGGCACGCCTGCTCGCGCGATGGGGCGTCGATGCGATCTGCACGGACCGCATCGACATCATCGGCGCGGACTTCCTTGGCAGCTAG
- a CDS encoding OmpW family protein has translation MKLKQVMAGIAALACVSTAAHAQSAGSIYATAGWFHFAPQDSSGPLKETSVGGSPVNISVPGTGAGIGSADTAGFTLGYFITDHIASEFEIGIPPSFDLNGTGTLSQYGKIGSAKQWSPTLLFKYFFNAPDAKFRPFAGIGVTRTWFTDAQISNGAFESTVLHGPTTVDTDSSWAPVFNLGAQYNFTQHWFAAFSVSFIPLKATAKLSTQAQTPVGTLNVQSQAKITINPIVTYLRVGYRF, from the coding sequence TTGAAATTAAAACAAGTCATGGCGGGGATCGCAGCGCTCGCATGTGTGTCCACCGCGGCACACGCGCAATCGGCTGGGTCCATCTACGCAACTGCAGGCTGGTTTCACTTTGCACCGCAAGACAGCAGCGGTCCGCTCAAAGAAACAAGTGTAGGCGGATCTCCCGTTAATATCAGCGTACCCGGCACGGGCGCCGGCATCGGAAGCGCTGATACCGCCGGCTTCACGCTGGGCTATTTCATCACCGACCACATTGCCAGCGAGTTCGAGATAGGCATTCCGCCCTCGTTCGATCTCAACGGAACCGGAACGCTTTCGCAGTACGGCAAGATCGGCAGCGCCAAGCAGTGGAGTCCCACGCTGCTGTTCAAATACTTCTTCAACGCTCCTGACGCGAAATTCCGCCCCTTTGCCGGCATCGGCGTGACGCGCACCTGGTTCACCGATGCGCAGATCAGCAACGGCGCATTCGAGAGCACCGTGCTGCATGGTCCGACCACCGTCGATACGGATAGTTCGTGGGCGCCGGTCTTCAACCTGGGTGCTCAGTACAATTTCACACAACACTGGTTCGCGGCGTTCTCCGTGTCCTTCATTCCGTTGAAGGCGACCGCCAAGTTGAGCACGCAAGCGCAAACGCCGGTCGGCACGCTTAACGTGCAGTCGCAGGCGAAGATCACCATCAATCCGATCGTGACGTATCTGCGCGTCGGCTATCGATTCTGA